From a single Desulfobulbaceae bacterium DB1 genomic region:
- a CDS encoding cell division protein FtsH, which yields MKYFYKNLSIWLIVGIIGIVIINVVKQQPDNVNHVTYTDFLKKVDKGLISDIRLEGNTISWTDSNGEMFKSVSPDNPETIKPLLKPGINIEVQESKKPHWFFQTFLSWVPFLLIIVLWFFFMQQGGNKGGGNKAMAFGKSKARLIDGQESKIKFKDVAGVDEAKEELVEIVDFLKSPHKFTEAGARIPTGVLLYGEPGTGKTLLAKAIAGEAGVPFFSISGSNFVEMYVGIGASRVRDLFNEGKKKAPCIIFIDEIDAVGRHRSAGGGGGNDEREQTLNQLLVEMDGFEPNDAVIIIAATNRQDILDPALLRPGRFDRQVMVPVPDVGGREQILRVHAQKIKADADVDWKLVAKSTPGFSGAELANMINEAALMVARKDDGSKVTMEVIEKAKDKVMMGAERRSLIITEKEKKITAVHEAGHALVAWMLPGADPVHKVTIIPRGKALGLTMQLPEEEKLSHSKSYLFTTLCILLGGRIAEEIEFGDITTGAGNDIDRVSDLARKMVCEWGMSEEIGTITFKASSPAAGQPGPIISETTAVKIDSAVKSLIASAYDKAKEILTEHKNVLDALSQALLDHETINTADIRQIVEKNS from the coding sequence TTGAAGTATTTTTACAAGAACCTTTCCATCTGGCTTATTGTGGGGATTATCGGCATCGTGATTATCAATGTTGTCAAGCAACAGCCCGATAACGTCAATCACGTCACCTACACGGACTTCCTGAAAAAGGTGGACAAAGGCCTTATCAGTGACATCAGGCTTGAAGGGAACACCATCTCCTGGACCGATTCCAATGGGGAGATGTTCAAAAGCGTTTCTCCGGATAACCCTGAAACCATCAAACCGCTGCTTAAACCAGGTATCAACATCGAGGTGCAGGAATCAAAAAAGCCCCACTGGTTTTTCCAGACCTTCCTTTCCTGGGTTCCCTTCCTGCTCATTATCGTTCTCTGGTTTTTCTTCATGCAGCAAGGCGGCAATAAAGGCGGCGGCAACAAGGCGATGGCTTTCGGCAAGAGCAAGGCCCGTCTCATAGACGGTCAGGAGTCAAAAATCAAATTCAAGGATGTTGCCGGGGTCGACGAAGCCAAGGAAGAGCTCGTGGAGATTGTCGATTTCCTCAAAAGTCCCCATAAATTTACCGAGGCCGGCGCGCGCATTCCAACCGGCGTCCTTCTTTATGGAGAACCGGGTACGGGAAAAACCTTGCTGGCCAAGGCGATTGCCGGGGAAGCAGGTGTCCCATTTTTTTCCATCAGCGGTTCGAACTTTGTTGAAATGTATGTTGGTATCGGCGCTTCCCGGGTCAGGGATTTATTTAATGAAGGGAAGAAAAAAGCGCCTTGCATTATTTTCATCGATGAAATCGACGCCGTCGGCCGACACCGGAGCGCAGGCGGCGGGGGTGGCAATGACGAACGCGAACAGACCTTGAATCAGCTTCTTGTCGAAATGGATGGTTTTGAACCGAACGATGCGGTAATCATCATCGCCGCCACCAACCGGCAGGATATTCTCGACCCCGCCCTTCTCCGGCCGGGACGTTTTGATCGTCAAGTCATGGTCCCGGTTCCCGACGTGGGCGGCCGCGAACAGATACTGCGGGTTCATGCCCAGAAAATCAAGGCGGACGCGGATGTTGACTGGAAGCTTGTGGCCAAAAGCACTCCCGGCTTCTCCGGCGCGGAGCTTGCCAATATGATTAATGAGGCAGCCCTCATGGTGGCAAGGAAAGACGACGGCAGCAAGGTGACCATGGAGGTCATTGAAAAGGCCAAGGACAAGGTCATGATGGGCGCGGAAAGAAGAAGCCTGATTATCACGGAAAAGGAGAAGAAAATCACGGCGGTGCATGAAGCCGGTCACGCCCTGGTCGCCTGGATGCTTCCAGGAGCCGATCCGGTGCACAAGGTCACCATCATTCCCCGGGGGAAAGCCCTGGGACTCACCATGCAGCTTCCGGAGGAAGAAAAACTGTCTCATTCCAAATCATATCTCTTCACCACCCTCTGCATCCTGCTGGGCGGCCGCATTGCCGAAGAAATCGAGTTCGGTGACATCACAACCGGGGCGGGCAACGATATTGATCGCGTCTCCGATCTGGCCCGGAAAATGGTATGCGAATGGGGGATGAGCGAGGAAATCGGAACAATTACCTTCAAGGCGTCCAGTCCTGCCGCGGGTCAGCCGGGACCCATTATCAGCGAGACAACCGCTGTCAAAATCGACAGCGCCGTCAAGTCGCTGATCGCCTCGGCCTATGACAAGGCAAAGGAGATTCTGACCGAACACAAGAATGTTCTCGATGCACTCTCCCAGGCACTTCTTGACCATGAAACAATCAACACCGCAGATATCAGACAAATTGTCGAGAAAAACAGCTAA